The segment gctggcgaatATGTAGAGAAAGAGCAAGAGTCCTCAATagttggttggattgcaagctggtataaccactctggaaaccagtctggtggCTCCTAAGAAAACTGGACACAGTACtatatgaggacccagctataccactcctgtgcatacacccttagatgctccaatatataacaatgaCACTTGCAGAACtgtgttcatctcagccttatttatataactagaatctggaaagaacctaaatgtccttcaatAGACAAATGTatacaaaaaatatggtacatttccacaatggagtactacttggctattaaaaacaatgacttcatgacattcataggcaaattaatggaactaggaaatatcatcctgagtgaagtaacataGTCACAAAACATCACAGATGGTATGCAGTcagttataagtggatattagctcaaaagtttggaaaacataagaaaaaaatcacagatcatatgaaatcACCAGAAGAATAAAGACCAAAAtgggatgcttcattccttcttagaaaggagaaaaaatactcacgggaggaaatacagagacaaagaatggaatagggactgaagaaaaggtcatctagaAACTGCCCcatcatcgcttctcggccttttggttaagatcaagtgtagaaactgccccatctggggatcctaccacatgcagccaccaaacccagtctctatTTCTGATACCAAGAATTACTTACTGATAGGAGCTAGATATTGGTGTCTCCTGAGAACctttgccagagccctactgatacagattgAGGATGTTTACAGTTAATCACTGGACTAAACAGGGGACCTCCAAAGTAGGAGAtagagaaaaaactgaaggagctgaagggttttgcatcatgaaacaaaaatatcaaccaaccaaaccccaccagagctcccaggaactacaccaccaaccaatgagtacacatggaggaacccatgactacagccacatatgtggcagaggatgccATTTTTCAGCATCAAGAGGGAAAAAGTCCTTGGTCTTCTGACTGCTCATTTCCCCATTTGGGATAATGCTATGATGTGAAGGtttgagtgggtgggtaggagtggtagcatccccatagaagcagggagaggaagcagggagaggaagcatggcagcaggggggaaggggataatatttgaaaaagaaatacatcaaatattcaagaaaacatttttaaaaaagcaacatttaatatataattaaattgtGGTTCTATGATGGACTTTGTATATTTTTAGGTACAGCAGGATTCAAGACACTTTTGGATTTGTTTGTCATTTTTTATTCTGAAGACATAAATGTGCTTACATAGCACAGATTTGTTTAGATATTCTGTACCTATCACTGCTGTAGGATTGCCCATACTTAATTCTCAGTGGATATTGAATGCTTTAAACATGCTTATCCTTCCCTGAGGATATGTGACGCAATGGCCAGTTTATAACCATGACATCAGAATTTGTGAGTTCTTTCTTAACACTTAATACCTGTCAAACAGTAGATTAATTAACCAAAtccattaaaattatttaaagtgtTCACATAAACAGAATTTTTTTGGTAGAAGTGGGACCAAATTCCCTTAAAGTGGATTCTTTCCAGGGACCTTAATTTCCACAAACATGTGATGTCAGCCCTCAAGTTACACCATCgtcatctatatatatatatcaaagaagTGTATCACATGCACTGTGGATATCAAATGAAGCTCCTCACGAGAGATTGTCAAAATTCTTCAGGGATGAGGAAACACCTgtagaaaaggaaacaagaataCAGGTATAGCATCTTCTTGGCCAGTGTAGAAGATGGGGATAATTGCTACCTGTTTGCTGATCTGTGCAGCAATTAACTACCAATAATGTCCAGGCTCAGAGCAGGAAAAAATATGCTCACCTTCATTTTACTCTTCTTTCTCCTGAACATTCCACTTTTTGTGCCTAGTTTTATTTATCCCAGGTGCTTTTGGAGTATGAAGAAGAATGAATATCAGGATAGAAACCTGGGAACAGGTTGTATGTTCTTTATTCTAGCAGTACAACAGCCTATGGAAAAAGAGTATTTCAGTCATATTTCGAATATACAGTAAGTACTTTTGTATTTTCCATATAAATGACATCATTAATATTTCCTTAGACTGCTGAGGGTCAGGAGAAAAGCAATGCCAAAAATATTTTGTACTATGTTATCAACTTGCAAACAAGAAAGAACTACAAATTCTTTTAGAAATGTAATGCTCTATTACCACTTTAAATTAACCTGGGATATATTTTTTTCCATCAGCCTTCCCACATACAGGGATGGAAACTGGGCAATAAAAAAACTCCAACGATTATTTACCCTATGTATCCTCCTCTAAACAGTTTCCATAGCACAGATGTCaatggtttctttaaaaagaaacactatcaATTTTTTATAAGTTTATCCTACATTCGTTTAGAAAAATGGCCATAGAGTCCTCTTTTCAGAGTATAATTTCTAGTGCATATGCTAGAGGCCATAATGTTGAAAACACCCATTCCTGTGAAGAGCTTTCATATAGCTTTTAGTTACTTTCTTAAATTTTCTCCATTTGGTCCCCATTTATGAACTAAAGCTGCATCAAGAATTGATGTAAGAAACCTGTTTTCTGAGACCTTCATGTTTTGATCTGTATAACTTCACTGGGTTTTATGTCTTACAAAGTCTAGTTCTCTCTATACAAAAGAGGAAATGTACTGATTATAAAGAAcatgttttcattctttgaaaaGTGATATATTACTAGTAGTAGTGACTAGTTACTTCCCTTATCACTTACCTAGGTGACAATTTGACATACTATAGTTGGCAATGCTATAAAATAAGGATATAGAAGTTGCGTTTTAGCTCatatttgctttattatttttacctCATTATTAATCCTACCTCTCTGTTATTAAATcagaaatttttaatatttagcaCCTATGTCTTTTTTTAGTAATTTTACAAAGTATAGTTGCATATTTTAGCAGTGTGGGCactatttccattttgattttgTGGACTTCTGATAGTTTTTTTCAGACAAAGTACTTCAGACCACAAAGTCACTGTGATGACTCAATTACTGTGTGTTTCTTAGTGTTTAATATGTAGGAGTTAGTGTTTGATTTTTACAAGTACTAGTCTCAAACTTCTGTAGTATGTtactaaaatttttaaagatatttttctatgtatttataatcaacattttaaagggcttgtttttaatatataaaaacacCACAGATGTACAGTTTCTAACTGGAATACATATATTTAGCTGTTAGTGAAAAGTACTAAAGAAGGAATATATGTAATGTTGATTAGTCAGATGTTTTAAATAATTCTGACACAAAttattatgctttttaaaaacataaacaaaacagtATAACTCCATTGcaactgcattttaaaaaaacGAGCATTTTAGATAAGGATGATTATGTGGGGATATAATAAATGTATTTCCTcctaaagaaaatgaattttagcTACGTGAGCCAAGTATGGCCTCAACAGACTGCTGTAAACTCAATTGTCATTCTGTTACTGCCTTTGCCAATATAGGAAATTTCATAAAAAAGACCATATACTCAATAGCTCAGATATACCatgtatttttcatatttctCACTAATTTCAGAAGAATATGTGACCATTTTTTTCCAGTTGGTCAAAGTGAAGTGTGACTTATTTATCTTATTAGCAAATATTCTAAAACAAGAGAAGCAAAAAATGTCTCTGTGAGAACATGAGAGTTGTACATCTCACTTATGGAAGATCACCTCCCATAAACATTTCAAGGCTTTATGAGCTTCCAGCTTCTATAGTTATGTCAAACACACTACACTGGTCACTTCAATTTTTCAGGGTAAGAGCAATAAAATCCAGTACAGGATTGTCCTTCTGTTGACTGCAAATGAAATCTGTAAATTCCTGTCCTTATAAACACTGTAACCTTTTGCAGAACACCTACTGAAAACCAAAAGTATCCTCTCACCTTGGCTTTTTCCATGAATGAAATCAACAACAACCCTGATCTTTTGCCAAATATGTCTTTAGCATTTACATTCTCAGAATATAGTTGTTATTTGGAATCCCACCACAAaagattatttaatttttctttaaaaaatcatgaaattctCCCTAATTTTATCTGTACAAAAGACATCAAGTGTGGAGTGGTACTTACCGGACTTAGTTTGGTAACAACTGTGACacttcatataatcctaaacaaTTTCATATTTCAGCAGGTAAGTGTGTgttttcatgcatgcatgcatgtgtgcttgcatgcgtgcatgtgtgcctgtgtttgtgtgaatgtgtacatgtgtccGTATTAGGGGCATGGTGGAAATTCATGAAATCAGATATTTCTTGGTGCCTTATTTGGCCTGAGCCAATCTGTGTACTTCAAGGGTACTTTTCAGAGGCTCTGTAGGGGCTTCTGCATGTCCTCATATGAAATTGAGATGAGGGAAGTGATAGATAGCTCAGATTTCTAGAACTCTACAAAAATGTGTTTATACTTTTTCAGGATTTCATTCTACCTCATGATACTTTCCTGTCTTCTAGTTCCGTCAGCTTACTTATGGACACTTTCATCCTGCTCTGTGTGATCATGAAAAttttcctcatctatatcagATGGCCTCTGATGATACATCTCTAGCCCTTGCTCTCGTCTCCTTCATAATTCATTTCAGTTGGAACTGGATAGGGTTGGCCATCTCAGACAATGATCAAGGCAtacattttctctcttatttgagaagagagatggaaaaaaatacaGTCTGCTTTGCCTTTGTCAACATTATTCCAGTCAATATGAATTTATACATGTCAAGAGCTGAAGTGTATTACAGCCAAGTTATGACATCATCCGCAAATGTTGTTATCATTTATGGTGATACAGGGAATACGTTAGCTGTGAGCTTTAGAATGTGGGACTCTCTAGGTATACAGAGACTATGGGTCACCACCTCACAGTGGGATGTCactccttttaagaaagacttcaCATTTGATAATGGATATGGAACTTTTGGTTTTGGACACCGCCACAGTGAGATTtctggttttaaatattttgttcagACATTGAACCCTTTCAAATACTCAGATGAATATTTGGTAAAGCTGGAATGGATGTATGTTAATTGTAAAATCTTAGAATATAACTGTAAGTCACTGAAGAACTGCTCCTTTAATCACTCATTGGAATGGCTAATGACACATACTTTTGACATGGCCATTATTGAAGGGAGTTATGAAATATACAATGCTGTATATGCTTTTGCCCATGCACTCCATGAGATGACTCTTCAAAATGTTGATAATGTTCTCCTTCCCAATTATGAAGAACAAAATTATAATTGCAAGATGGTAATACTTCTTCCATTATATGATGTTTCATGTTACCAATGTCTTTAAGACTCTCTTAGATGCCTAAACCAAATGTACTAGAATATATGTTATAAAATAGAATGATTTATGAACCCTTTTCCTACTGTTCATTTAATTCTATTATTAGTCTGAAACTCTATTGTAATGGGAATGTAGTAGAAGTTATAATTTGTGAAtgtataactgtaattttgtttcaGATCACCTGAATTTAATCACATATTTTAATACTGAAAACATATTCAATCCTTCCTTATGAATCCACTCAATGTTGAACCTTATtcattaattttcaaatatattctaaTCACTATAGGGGATTTTTTAGCTAGAGATTGCAACTTTTGTTGTTCCCATTGTAGTTTAGGGACATCACTTGGTGCTCTGAGACTATTTACAGGGAAAACACTGCTTAAATTCAGTTTACTACATGCCTGTGTGCTCCTGTACGTGGGTGCATATTGCTCACggtatatttgtatttttctgattctgtatatttgtgtttatacACATAAACCTGATCCAGAGAGAGTTAGCATTAGGTGACTcatatatgtatttctttatCTTCCTCTATGTCAGTCTATGACAGTTAACATACATTTGTCTGTGTTTCAATTACTTTCTATATGGTTGACTTTGTCTATATTTATATTCCTGTTTATATTTATCAATGCATGTGTCTACATTTGACTGTTTggtttgtgtggttttgtgtatGTTCTTTTATTGATACTCTGAGAGTACATAGGAAACAGTGCTAGAATTCAGTTTACtacatttatgtgtgtttatgtgtgtagatgtattatactgtatattctttgtttctgtatatctgtgttcatatctatatctatgtttATGTAAACATATAGGTGAtgtagagatagagagagatggagatagaAGTAGAGAGAGAAACATTGTAATAGAAGattcacgtgtgtgtgtttgtgtgtgtgtgtgtgtgtgtgtgtgtgtgtgtgtgtgtgtgtgtgtgtaccttttgTATATCTACCTATATTTTTTGTCAGGGTCAGTGAACATAAAATTTGGCTATGTTTCACTTACTTTCTGTATGGTTGATTTTTCTAAGTGTTTATTCTTACATATATTTATCAGGGCAAAAACacattttcctgtgtgttttctgtatacTTCTTTCATTTAATCATTTCTCTTTTGCCTAGCCTGTATGTCTTTTTATGAGAGCATCAACTTGTCTGTGTGCCAACTTCATTCAGTGAAGGTGTTAGTATTTGTTTTTGTCtacctatgtatatttttgtgcatgtttttgcatgcatttttatgtgtgtacctgtataaTTAcgttttgtgtttctgtgttggtTTGACTTTCTTGACGCAAATTCTGGCTCTGTGGCTATCTGtattttcatatgtgtgtttgtgcatatgtgtgtatgtttgtgtaataAGTGTGAGCTTCTTCCTTGTATATAACTCTATAAGAAATCCAGGCTGTCTATTTTTCATATGTTCGCATGTTTTATACTACAAATACATGTTTGGTGTCTGGATGAAGTTTGTGCTTCTTTGCTAAATTCCTTTTAGAGAATTGAAATTACAGGAACATTATACATTTGTTTATCCCTTAGTTTTCACTGAGGTTTTTCACCTGCATACTCTGAATAAAGTTGCCTTTAAGATGAAACAAGAATGCATTTTATACATTAAGGAATATAGTATATTTTACAGTATGGTGCCTGTCTTTCAGGTTTATTCCTTTCTGAGCAAGACTCAATTCACAAATCCTGTTGGAGACACTGTGAATATgaatcaaagaaacaaactgaaggaagagTACGACATTTTCTACAATTGGAATTTTCCACAGGGACTTGGATTTAAAGTGAAAATAGGAATATTTAGTCCATATTTTCCAAAAGGTCAACAGCTTCATTTATCTGAAAATCTGATAGAGTGGTCCACAGGACGTATACAGGTAGGTTATATCTAACTGTACTGATTTAAATTACACTGTTAAGAATGTGCATCCTACCTTCCTTGAGTCTGGTAAAATGTAATGATTGTCATGCAAGAGACCAATTTCTACCCTCCTAAACtatgttcctttttattttttcagatgaGTTTTTAATAATTCACTGAGAGTTTCTAACATGCATATCATGTAGTTGCATCATATCAGAACATGCTTCCTGTCTTTACCATTAACATAAAATAGTTTTACAAAACAATTTGACATTATTTCCAGTAAAGTGAGCACTATTCTATTAGTGCTACTTTTACTACTACAGAGTGACTTCTAGTCGTATAATGAAACTCTTCAAAATATGTTTAAATCTCTGGCTTATTGTAAATTCGACATAATCAAGTCACCaatttttattatgtaattttaaaGTCTGTTTACTAACTATTCCTAAATTCCCAATACCTCTAGCTAACCGTACATAAACATGttatgacaattttattttatgaactgtatcttatttttcctggtttatttaaaatatgaatatggGTGTTGTTTTAATGAATGTATATCTGTGCTACACCTGCATGTTTGGTATATATGGATGACTGAAGAGTATTCGAATCTCAGAGCATTTGCAAGAGCTCAGTACTACTCAGTGGGGGTTAGAAATCAAGTTTGGATACTCTACTCTACTAACAGTTGTTTTAGAGAGCTAAGGTATGTTGATAGCCCTTATTCATACCTTGTGAAAGATAAAGGTGACTAAAGTAAAATTTTCAGCCTCATTAATTCTGGCATAAATCATTCAAACAAACAAGGACATGCATAGTTTCCTTCTCAATATGGGGAGGAATTGGTAATAATAAAGTTTGCTTTTGAGGAATTTTAAACTTAAATTTGTCATATACATACTAAATATAGTATAGGGATGAATTCTGTTGTGTTGATTTTAATGTGTATTATTGAAAATGCCTCAAAGTTGGTTAAAAGTCTTCATGCTTGAAATGAAGTGTTTGCTTGTATTGTATGGAATTTATTGTTGATGTTTTTCCCAGTGCAATTAAGAATATCATTCTTAGGAAAAAGAACATAGAAGGATAAAGTATAGTTACAGAGCTAGATATAcataaaaaagatagcattcaaATCTCTTGTGTTTTCCACCAGACCCTACTTGACTCTTACTAACGCATTCAATGAAAaactatagattttttttaaatccaactagtgttttattcatatatatcataATTTCATTGTGGAAACtagtaaataaaaacagaaaaacatcagagaaatatgattcaaacctTAGAGTCACAGACCTAATTTAGAATATAATCAAGGTTATACTAAACAAATAATCAAAAATGATTataagaatgtttaaaaaaatcaaagaatggggttggggatttagctcagtggtagagcacttgcctagcaagcgcaaggccctgggtttgggtttggtccccagctccaaaaaaaaaaaaaaaaaaaaaaaaaaaaatcaaagactgaAGTACCTAACTCTTAGagaatacaatgaaaataaaaactttattaaACACTCTATGAGTATATGACAAAGAACATCCAGAGAGTTATAAAATAATGAGCAAATTTCAAActaaaataagaaatggaaaaagaaaataaaacaaataaataccttaGTGAAAGGACACACAAAATGAATACTCCACGTTCAACATAGCATGAAATACATGAGGAGAAGACATAAGAATTAAAACCTCAAAAGATGACAcagaataaaacaaggaaaaaatgaaaatcacaGTGACTAAGGGAGCATGATTAAAAGATCAAAT is part of the Rattus norvegicus strain BN/NHsdMcwi chromosome 1, GRCr8, whole genome shotgun sequence genome and harbors:
- the Vom2r18 gene encoding vomeronasal 2 receptor, 18, coding for MSRLRAGKNMLTFILLFFLLNIPLFVPSFIYPRCFWSMKKNEYQDRNLGTGCMFFILAVQQPMEKEYFSHISNIQTPTENQKYPLTLAFSMNEINNNPDLLPNMSLAFTFSEYSCYLESHHKRLFNFSLKNHEILPNFICTKDIKCGVVLTGLSLVTTVTLHIILNNFIFQQFRQLTYGHFHPALCDHENFPHLYQMASDDTSLALALVSFIIHFSWNWIGLAISDNDQGIHFLSYLRREMEKNTVCFAFVNIIPVNMNLYMSRAEVYYSQVMTSSANVVIIYGDTGNTLAVSFRMWDSLGIQRLWVTTSQWDVTPFKKDFTFDNGYGTFGFGHRHSEISGFKYFVQTLNPFKYSDEYLVKLEWMYVNCKILEYNCKSLKNCSFNHSLEWLMTHTFDMAIIEGSYEIYNAVYAFAHALHEMTLQNVDNVLLPNYEEQNYNCKMVYSFLSKTQFTNPVGDTVNMNQRNKLKEEYDIFYNWNFPQGLGFKVKIGIFSPYFPKGQQLHLSENLIEWSTGRIQMPTSVCSADCGPGFRKVWKNGMPACCFDCSPCPENEISNETNVELCVQCPEDQYANQEQNHCIHKARIFLSYDEPLGMALSLMALCLAALTVVVLGVFVKHHRTPIVKANNCTLTYILLIALIFCFLCPLFFIGHPNSATCILQQITFGVVFTVAISTVLAKTTTVILAFRVTAPHRMMKYFLVSRASNYIIPICTLIQIIVCAIWLGASPPSVDIDAQSEHGHIIIACNKGSVTAFYCVLGYLACLAFVSFTLAFLSRNLPVTFNEAKSMTFSMLVFCSVWVTFLPVYHGTKGKVMVAVEIFSTLASSAGMLGCIFAPKCYTILFRPDRNSLQMIREKSSSHTHIL